Proteins encoded in a region of the Pseudomonas shahriarae genome:
- a CDS encoding DUF6896 domain-containing protein, with translation MKTQTLEDLISEYLEEVEKATNLLELSFGTKNILGLWRSKKIPLRGKLSDDATYELYGVGCRVYISEKCIDFDYGPDGRIDGFESWRLYIYACEVPKKYKKYTNKTTLEREFSEYVEKGKAKKIQGSTSNLFFQKP, from the coding sequence ATGAAAACTCAGACGCTAGAAGACCTAATCAGCGAATACTTAGAGGAAGTTGAAAAGGCAACCAACTTACTTGAATTATCTTTTGGTACAAAAAATATCTTAGGACTGTGGCGTTCAAAAAAAATCCCGCTGCGCGGAAAGCTCAGCGATGACGCAACGTACGAACTATATGGAGTCGGCTGTAGGGTTTACATATCCGAGAAATGTATTGACTTCGATTACGGCCCCGACGGTCGAATTGATGGCTTCGAATCATGGAGACTTTACATTTACGCATGCGAAGTTCCAAAAAAATACAAAAAATACACTAACAAGACGACGCTCGAGCGAGAGTTCAGCGAGTACGTAGAAAAAGGAAAAGCAAAGAAAATTCAGGGCTCAACTTCCAACTTATTTTTCCAGAAACCTTGA
- a CDS encoding polymorphic toxin type 47 domain-containing protein produces the protein MDPPPFRKAFRRIGVSKDDYSVTKWGKDKYGKTFPTEWRVQKGPNRGTEVNIDDPTLVSSKKGPQSPHIGYQTAGKRAGGGAVRGHILLELLPVSRSRIGEP, from the coding sequence ATAGATCCGCCCCCTTTTCGCAAGGCATTTCGCCGGATAGGGGTCTCCAAGGACGATTACAGCGTGACCAAGTGGGGAAAGGACAAATACGGAAAAACCTTCCCAACCGAGTGGCGTGTACAGAAAGGGCCAAACAGAGGAACGGAAGTCAACATTGATGACCCAACGCTTGTTTCTAGCAAAAAAGGTCCTCAATCACCTCATATTGGTTACCAAACTGCCGGAAAAAGGGCAGGTGGTGGTGCAGTAAGGGGCCATATACTTTTAGAGTTACTTCCAGTTAGCCGCTCAAGAATCGGAGAACCATGA
- a CDS encoding dihydrofolate reductase family protein encodes MRIKCSVFIAASIDGFIARPDGDIEWLHRPEYESSGLNGITYESFIATVDGLVMGRKTLEKVLSFPEWPYEGTPVIALSHKTLEIPAHLQGKVEVLAADVSMLVDQLAERGMKHLYIDGGQTIQAFLEAGLLSELIITRIPILLGQGIPLFSHVGRECELRHIATCTSDNGFVQSRYAIEQR; translated from the coding sequence ATGAGGATCAAATGTTCCGTCTTTATCGCAGCAAGCATTGACGGTTTTATTGCCCGACCAGATGGGGATATTGAGTGGCTGCACCGACCGGAATATGAAAGTTCGGGCTTGAATGGCATCACTTATGAAAGCTTCATCGCAACAGTCGACGGGTTGGTCATGGGGCGCAAGACCCTGGAAAAAGTACTGTCCTTTCCAGAGTGGCCCTATGAGGGCACGCCGGTCATAGCGCTTTCCCACAAGACCTTAGAGATTCCTGCGCACCTACAGGGCAAGGTGGAGGTGTTGGCAGCCGATGTGAGCATGCTCGTCGACCAACTGGCCGAGCGCGGTATGAAACATCTTTATATCGACGGAGGCCAGACCATCCAGGCATTTCTTGAAGCAGGCCTGCTCAGTGAGTTGATCATCACCCGCATTCCGATTCTGCTGGGCCAGGGGATTCCCTTGTTCAGTCACGTCGGTCGTGAATGTGAGCTTCGCCACATCGCTACCTGTACCTCGGACAATGGCTTTGTCCAGAGCCGGTATGCCATCGAGCAGCGTTGA
- the cysS gene encoding cysteine--tRNA ligase: MLTIYNTLSKTKEVFKPLDGNKVRMYVCGMTVYDYCHIGHGRSMVAFDLVTRWLRFSGYDLTYVRNITDIDDKIINRANENGESFDALTERMIAAMHEDEARLNILKPDMEPRATDHIPGMHAMIQTLIDKGYAYAPGNGDVYYRVAKFMGYGKLSRKKIEDLRIGARIEVDEAKQDPLDFVLWKGTKPGEPSWESPWGAGRPGWHIECSVMSTCCLGETFDIHGGGSDLEFPHHENEIAQSEAATGKTYANAWMHCGMIRINGEKMSKSLNNFFTIRDVLEKYHPEVVRYLLVSSHYRSAINYSEDNLKDAKGALERFYHALKGLPVVAPAGGEAFVERFTTVMNDDFGTPEACAVLFEMVREINRLRESDLAAAAGLAARLKELASVLGVLQMEADDFLQAGAEGRVDAAEVDALIQARLNARANKDWAESDRIRDQLTAMGVVLEDGKGGTTWRLAD, from the coding sequence GTGCTAACGATCTACAACACGCTCAGCAAGACCAAAGAAGTCTTCAAGCCGCTGGACGGCAACAAGGTGCGCATGTACGTGTGCGGCATGACCGTGTACGACTACTGCCACATCGGCCACGGCCGCAGCATGGTTGCTTTCGACCTGGTGACCCGCTGGTTGCGTTTCAGCGGCTACGACTTGACGTACGTGCGCAACATCACCGACATCGACGACAAGATCATCAATCGCGCCAATGAAAACGGCGAGTCGTTCGACGCGCTGACCGAGCGCATGATCGCCGCCATGCACGAGGACGAGGCGCGCCTCAATATCCTCAAACCAGACATGGAGCCGCGCGCCACGGACCATATCCCGGGCATGCACGCGATGATCCAGACCTTGATCGACAAGGGCTACGCCTACGCCCCGGGCAATGGCGACGTGTACTACCGCGTCGCCAAGTTCATGGGCTACGGCAAGCTGTCGCGCAAGAAAATCGAAGACCTGCGCATCGGCGCCCGCATCGAAGTCGACGAAGCCAAGCAAGACCCGCTGGACTTCGTGCTGTGGAAAGGCACCAAGCCCGGCGAGCCGAGCTGGGAATCACCCTGGGGCGCCGGGCGTCCGGGCTGGCACATCGAATGCTCGGTGATGTCCACCTGCTGCCTGGGCGAGACGTTCGACATTCATGGCGGCGGCAGCGATCTTGAGTTCCCGCACCACGAAAACGAAATCGCCCAAAGCGAAGCGGCCACCGGCAAGACCTACGCCAACGCGTGGATGCATTGCGGCATGATTCGCATCAATGGCGAGAAGATGTCCAAGTCCTTGAACAACTTCTTCACCATCCGCGACGTGCTGGAAAAGTACCACCCAGAGGTTGTGCGTTATCTGCTGGTATCGAGCCATTACCGCAGTGCCATCAACTACTCGGAAGACAACCTCAAGGACGCCAAGGGCGCCCTGGAGCGGTTCTACCACGCGTTGAAAGGCCTGCCGGTTGTGGCGCCGGCCGGTGGCGAGGCGTTTGTTGAACGCTTCACTACCGTGATGAACGACGACTTCGGCACCCCCGAAGCCTGCGCCGTACTGTTCGAGATGGTCCGCGAGATCAACCGCCTGCGCGAGAGCGATCTCGCCGCAGCGGCCGGCCTGGCGGCACGCCTCAAGGAACTGGCCAGCGTGCTGGGCGTGTTGCAAATGGAAGCGGACGACTTCCTGCAAGCCGGCGCCGAAGGGCGTGTGGACGCAGCCGAAGTCGACGCCTTGATCCAGGCCCGCCTGAATGCCCGTGCCAACAAGGACTGGGCAGAATCCGACCGCATCCGCGACCAACTCACCGCCATGGGCGTGGTATTGGAAGACGGCAAGGGCGGGACGACCTGGCGCTTGGCTGACTGA